The DNA segment TTCCTGTTGAAACAAGATGCACCTGActacaatccactgattgctctTACAAAATACCAGATTGGGAAAAAGTGTCTTCCTGATGGGTTGGAACTAAAAGCCACGCCCGCTGATTTTAGTGGAATATTTGTAGAGGTACCCCTGATATTACTATTAGTGTTGTACTGGTAACTAGACAACTATCAAATAAGGCCACGAGATTGCACAAAAATTCTATTATCGGTGTCGACACGTACTAACAAACAACACAGAAATAGCATTCATCAAAACTGATATGGAACTGGATTTTGTGGCCCGCCTTGCACGCACTTATGTGTGATCAAGTGTCAGTACATGCCAAATCTAATAAATGTTTTCTTCATGAGCTGTCGTATCATTACATAATCGTCAATGGTATACGAATTACCGAAAGGTAACACAAAGTTGCATCGGAATTCAGAACAACATGAATTATGATTCTATTTCCATTAATTCATATTCTGCACacgggtcgtgggggtgctggagccccaATCGCATTGCTTCTTATTTTTAAAGCTCAAATGTGatgcaattaaaatattactaaGAACAGAATATAAGCACATTCATCCTGTTAAGTCTTTGTCGTCTGAATTGATCACAGTGATTCCATTTTTTCCAGAATCACGAGTTTGTGGATGAACAGACATTCCAGGCTAACTGCATGGAGATTTCAGTGATCAAAAAGTCAGGCTCCCGCTCCTCCTCGCTGTCGTCCTCGCCGCATGGCCTGGGCTCGTGCTGTTCTCGGCGCCACAGGAAGAAGAACAGCTTCAGCTTGCCAAGCACAAACAACCAGGAGCTTAGCACCATCCAAATCCGAGAAAGGCCCATAGCCAACAGGTAGGGCCCGCTCATCATTATTTTCCTCATCCTTATTCATCAGGCTGCACAGTTGTGTTGGTGGACCATCGGGGTGAGATTGTCAAGTAGGCCCAACGGTTTTTGTTTTGTACGCAAAAATATAGTGGGAGGTCCATAGAAGTTTACTGTTGTTGATTTCTTACGTTCTTTTCTTACATACAAAGTGTTTTAAATCACATGGGCATTTTCTCTGAGTACAAAATCAGTTGCCGTTAATTGTCTaacaaaaaatcatttggtggttgataacaacaaaatatgacttttaaaaatataataaagaaaGAATTGTGTATAGAGTTTTCCTGCCTAACACTTAAAAGCGGTTTAATTAATTTAAGCACATTTTTCATCCTGCTATATTCGGAAATCTGAATATTGCTTGTTGTCATTGACTGTAACTCACAGCAAAGATTTGTAAAATGGCTTCTTTATATATGAAATGTATTCtgacacagatttttttctttctgcattGAAGTCTTGCCACCCAGTATATCACATTTGCTCCAGAGATCAATAGATTGTAATTCAATGCAacaccttaaaaataaataatctatatATAATTCAATTTCAACTCCACTGATAACAACATAAAGCAGATAACTCAATGtgtaagaaattaaaaaaaagtcttgcatGTCCTGATAACACATGAAGTTGGTAAGATAATTGGCTTTCACAGACGGCTTCTACTGATCCATTAGTTGTGCTGTGTGAACTCATTCATTAATGCCAGCATGTGAAGATAGCAAAGTAGATGTGAGAAGTTCCATTTTCACATGCAGGCAAAACCACACTCTGTGAATGACAAGTACTCTGTTCTCTGtactcatctttttttgtacttttatttatgcaCCATTTGTCACATAAGTGTTCCCTCTTTACAGAATTAACCTGATTGGTACTAGAAATAGTGGTACATTCTTCAAAAGAGTGGAACAtgtagtatatatttatatatatatttatatatataaaacacttttcactctttaaaaattacatttttatttcatgggTGGGTTTGTTGGCACACAATGCTTTGAGTCATGAAATATCGCAAATTAAGTTCCAGTTTTAGAATCAGCTAATGgaataatgtcaaatttaaGTAATATATTTAAGTAAGTTAATCCTTGAATTGATAAGGATTAAAACCACCAAATATCCCAGTTATGACAAATACATTAAACAAAAGGAGTTTTTGTCAAAAGCTGTAATGCCAAAAGACCATGACGTCATTTGTGAACTGTAACAGTTCTTCTTTTAGTCCACTTATgtctattttctgtttttcttttttggtcatTATGCAGCCGCTCCAGCCTGAACGCCAAATTGGACGAGACGGTGCCCTTGAAATGTGACGAGGCTTACGTCAGCCCTTGCATGGTTAGCCTCGCTGCCCCGGTGGCGACCTCGCCCGATGACGATGGCTTGTCCGGCACTGCCTCGGTGTACTCTCAGAGCAACATTGTGCGAGTGTCAGCCTTGTAGACGCCTGCCGGGACACCTCGCTCCCCACCGTCCTGCCATGCTCAAGGAGATGGGACCAGCGAGCATGAACCTGCCAACCCGGGAGGGATTATGAGATGATTTGTTTCTGGGCGATGATCTCATCTGATGTCAAACTctctctgcatgttttttttaattattttttttaagcgtcAACGTGAATGACGTAAGCGAGACGTGACCAGCACATCTTGTCCCATTAAGCACAGCCGAGGGAATGCGTGGTGATCATCATTGcctaaacaaattgaaaaaatactttattttgggATGTCTGTgaacgttttttttgtgtgtgtgtgtgtgtgttttggcggGCCTCTAATGACAAAGCACACCAGTTCATTGCCCTCCTTGCAAAAGCCACTTTTTTTGTGACGACAGTGGCACCATGACTAACGGGCACTCCAATCTTTGATTTTTAACGCTTCACATATGCTGTCTGTGAATGGACAGAAGACCGCTTTGGCTCCATACCACCCTGTTTCATTCTTCAGTTTTCTACATAGTGGAGTCAtgtcttgtttattttgtttaactaaaaacaatacCACACTACAAATGAGGTTTTGCTAAAACATGTCATGCAGCACTAAGCTCTACTGACAAACAGCAGAAGAACAGAGCATATGTTTCTATAGTAATGCTTATTGCAGCATTTCCATACCGTAAACTCTAATCATTTGCCCCCAAAACAAATGCCGCAAAGTTTTGAAGTTTATAAACTCAAACGTATTGGGTTTTGAAAAGCTTCCAAGTTTTAATTACTACATGTACCTTTTGATTTCAGTGAAACAAGTTTATTTAGTCAACTGAAAgatttgaaaatttaaaaaaaataataaatgacagccaGAAGGGTCTTAGCAAACTTCTAAAGGGGGGATAACATGCTCTTTGGGGCATATTCCTAACCTGTACGCTATGTATACTCGTCAAGCAGAGGACCCAAACTCTGCAAATATTGATTAGCACCGCCTCTGTTGCAAGCACTTAATGAGGTTTCTTGAGGTTGATTAGAAGTTAGACAATCTAAAAGGTGTGGGATTATTATGAAATGTGCATAGAACCTATGCAATTGGTGTGGATATTTTTCCAACAAATTAGATGGTTTGCAGGTCGATACCTATTTTCTTGATGGAGGACtagaatatttgttttcaaaatcaCTGCAATGTGTGCACGACTGCTGAAGTCTAATCTATATTGGTTCTCATTGCCATGTATTCATTTGTGAACAATGTTGGTACAATATGTAATAACATAGGCTTCTTATCTTGACCTTGCTCATCCAAAAATGATTACATGGTTTTGTAACATTCATCACCAGACTATAACCTTAATAAGATAAGGCACATGCAGTGATTTTGAAGTCatggaaatatattaataatggaCATATGCAAGTAGGTATATTAGGTTGTGCTAAAATGATGctgttaaatttaatttaattaacaaacaaactaaaaaattgATAATCAAAAAgtcattatttaaattaatagaTCATTTTGTAAATCTGAGTTTACACTATTCAATcttgtttattctttttccaTCATGTGCACAAAaagcgattaaatatacacctACGAGTATTTTTGGCTGCCATGTTTGTATGGGTTATTGCTCCATATGTTTTAAATTGATAGCAGTTGAAAGTTTAAATTAGGAAAACATGTAAAGGTTTGTTGATCAATTTGGCTTCAATAGCCTTCTATGGCCTTTTTCCTTAGATTTTTCTCTTCTAACATACAGTGAATTGTATCTGATTTAGTGGCCCAATATAAGatattgaaaacaaatatacagAACAAAAATTAAACAAGGGGTCAGGTCTAAGAAATGGAAATGCAATCATGAAGCATAAATTcccaaagaataaaaacaaattaaaagcgCACAGCAAGCACAATTTGCTTTTTATTCAACAAACGATGCGAGCaagtgacctttttttttggcattaatTCTTTAATCTCTCTATAGAATGACAAATTGGTACTGTTTTATGAATTTGAGTTTGCATCACTTGTGGTTACAGAACAAATAACATTTATAGCTCAAGGTACTGCAGTACTCTAAAAGTCTGATTTACTAATGTTAAGTGCTTTTCAATGACTTTAAATGTTGTTAGAGTTATGGTCTTACAGTGCGACTTGAACCAAGGATGCATTTTAAAAGATTTGTTCAAATCAAAACACAGGCAAAATGCAGAGATGAAAAGAAAGTAACAAAAAGCGCCAGTGACAAAAAGGTCAACAGGGATCTAATAAAAACCTGAAAGTAACTGTGACAAAGAGCAAGGCACTACAAGAGAAGGGTTTACTTAtaataacaacacaaaaaacactCAATATCTGCACAAGGCAAAGAATACTAGACACCGTagaacaggggtcgggaacctttttaaaagagagagccataaactactcttattttctaatgttatttctaaagagccattctcagaatttaaaagtaaaaatatattaaaatgtgtactttagtttttattttttggtcatttcaccaatttttaatcacaaaaagtctctgatttcttttgacaacTTTGTTATGCTGTTGGTACTCTATCAGTATTACTGAAATGATGCATTCacaaaagtaataaaaataaaaattatgattaaagtgctGCTAAAGCTAGTCTCAAGGCCACAGTGTCAATGTGACgatcctattggtgcatttgggACTCGACTCCCTCactagtgatttccatattttacctcacagattAGTGGAAacccatatgcacccatggaaagagccaaatatggctctcgagccataggttccctacccctgccgtAGAACAATCACTGaatcaaatacaaaacaaacttTTATCTAGTCAGGAATATCAAGAACAAAGGCACGACATGACAAACTGGACTTACATTTATgctactattattttttttcatgtggttTTCATATCGCAATGGTTCTGCTACTCCCTTAAAAAGGGATTATACTGTAACCTGGCACTGGCAAGTTATAGCACTACTGCATTTCATCCTTCCTGCTTCCACATTGGAGCGCCATTCCTCAGCACCACTCTTGTAAATTCACAGAAAGCCCATCCTGGAATGGAAATAAACAACACAGACTTGTGGATGTCCAGTTCCGATAGGCATCCCGATAtcttttttgtggaaaatgtgCAAGTGAACTTGGGAAATCAATCCTCTTCACTGAATAAGGAcacacattgtaaaaaaataagcgACATTTACCTCTCGTGCGGTTACTTTGCAACCAGCTGGAATAAGTTGGTAAAAGTATCTTTTATGACTTGTCATGACTGGGTAGATTTCACTGTGTTTAAGGCCCATTTTGTACAGTTTTCATATTGTAAATATCTCCAGGACTTGATGGATTGGGACATTGAGTCCCTTTATTTCTAGCTTTAGTTTGGTTTGGACAGTGGTTGGCGTTCTATTTTTTGACTGTTGGCTGGTTGAAATAAGGATTTTTGCATGCTGTCATTGCAAAATTCTGTTCTATTAAAGTTTGTCTCTGCTTCCTGTAAGGTGGCTTGTCTGTAAAAGGGAACAACGCAACGAGGCCTGTGTGCGTGAATATTTGTGTGTGAACGTGCACGCACGCGTCTGTGTTCGGATGTAAAATTCTTCTAAAACACTTTTTgctttgaaagaaaaacaagactATTGTCAATGATCAACTGTACGGAGTGTCCCCATTTgcccctgaaaaaaaattgacgtaATTTGAAATGTGAATATTTGTGAATGAACTGCAcataaaagttaaataaaaattgttCCTACTTATATTTTTggaaacaaaattcaaaatggtTATGTATTGTACTTTAACAATAAAAACTTAACTGTACGTCACAAATGCACCGTACTGGATTTACGGGGGTTgaaatatttagaaatatttctATTAGTGGTACATTATAAAGatgtatatttagtatttttgacTCAAAGTTTCTGAAAaacatattaaattaaaatactttattcattaaaaaactcaaaaacacaaaaatataggtTTATGGGGTATTATTTTAAGCAATGAAAAAGCCCCCTGCTTTTTGTAGAaacattgtaaaaatatttattgctaACTAAAAAGGATGTACACTCCCCGGGAAAAATATACATGCATGAATATTTAATAGTAGTTAAAAGTATTTGATTAAAAGTGGTATTGGTTATAAAGTTTATGcatgaaaagtatttttttttaactttttaaaaacagaccCAAAACCAAGCAGAGagacaagaaaataaaagaagtcAATGAAGGTTAATGCAtgcaaaagcacattattataaCCAGTTATGGCAATAATGGCTCAAGTACTGAAGGACATGTCTGAACCTGAAGAGCCTAGCGGGTGGTCCCAACCACAGGCTCTCTGGAGGTATATACTCCTGCAGAGCTTATTATCTGACTCCTGGTAGTTTCAATTCCCCCATCCACCCGcatacacacactctcacacacacacatacacatacaatgcAACGTGCCGCATATTAGATCACATTTAATGGGCCtcctactccagaatgctccgGAACTAATTGAACTGGCATTTGATGGATGGCAAGGCAAACATTAACGGCAGAGTGCAGAGAATGTGAGCATGGTTTTAAGCTGATAAAACCCGGTGCGGAAGTGAGGGTTGACTGCGGCATACATTATTGGGTTACTCAATGATGTGATGCAGGCGATGGACACTGACATGATCTCCACTTCTTGCATTGTAGCACTCGGAAACATGCAAGAAATACAAAAGTCTCAGCAttgcatcttttatttttaagggaaaatatgAGTactatctgcaaaaaaatgatataaatagaaaaaaattactCAAACACATGAAAGTGTGAGCTGACATACTTCTGGTCAAAATATGTACAAATTCTGAGATAAAACCAAATTGAATTTTAGAATAGagaatttgagagaaaaaggaagaaataaaatgaattagatCAAATGAAGCAAAATAGACTAATCATAATTGGTCAACAtgttaacaattaaaaataaaatatataagtcaCCACTTAGTATTAGCCTTGTGTTAATAGCCCAGATGGAGGGAGGGGCGCACTAAGTAGAGTGTATCCTTTTTGTTTACTAGCTGGGTTAACAGTTAGACAAAGACCCAAAGGAAAGAAGCTTGTCTTCCTAATTTGAGGGAAAAGTCTCATCTCTTCAAATggttggcaatttttttaagcATCTGGGTATTAAAAACATGAAGGAGGCCATTAGAATTCTCCCCAGCTGCCTTGGTAGCAGTACACACTCTCTTAGGGAGTTCTTGTCCTTTATAGCAATATTTCCATCGAAACAAAGCATGGAGAAGGAGATGAATGAACACTGTACAACATTCTCATTGCACGTTTGCATACCTGGAATTTAGCAAGATTCCTCAAGCACTGTAATCGATACTGATCTTTTATTTACGAAGCATATCAAATTCACGTCAAATTTCTGTCATTTGTCGATTAAAGTGCCAACAAACTTGAATTTGGAGTGCATCATCAAAGAACATAGAAGTTCATTTTTGAATGCCCCTTGTATTTCATCAGAAATGTGATTTGCACCCTAGTGACACATGATGGATGAACAGAAAGATGgatatgaatgaatggattgatagatgggtggatggatgaacaaaagaaaaaatggatggaaaacAAATTGGTGGAAGGACAAATAGAAGCATGATTCCATTTTTAGATCTTTTTGTAGTCATCATGCATTTCTCCTGCCTGACAGTTCTTACAAAGGCAGGAAAGAAAACCTgacccccaaacacacacacacagaaaaacaataCTGTCTGAACTAAAGAAATTTGAAatcctagtttaaaaaaaaaagaaggcaggATGAATGCTACTGAGCGATTAAGGAAATAATGACTTGATAAACAAAGGTATGAAAGAAAAGACAGTGAAGAAAAGTTTAGGTGGATGAAAGAAATaaagatagagatagacagatagaaGGGAGACAGATGACCTGGGTCCTCCTGTTCCTGTGTACAATCCCATTGATGAGTATGGTGGTAACTAGTGGCAGCCATACCACGAGGAAGGGGATTATGATGTAACCTGCCCGTTTAGCCATTTTGCTctcctttttatgactttttctttCCCTGCTGGCATTGGATGGCAGAATGCAAACCGCACCTTGTATGTTTGGCCTTTCCATTGCCAGTGGCGAGCCTTTTACCACTGGCGAAACAGGATTGGTCACATGCATCGAGGCGAAAACATGAAGACTTGCTACTTTCACTTCACAAGGTACTTTGTCATGTGTCACCCGCCAGGCGAATGGCTTTTCCATGTTGCGTTTGACCAGCTGCTCACCTGGCTTTGGGGTTAGGTTTTTAACAGAGGCCCTTTTGTATCCATTTGGTAGTAATATTTGCTAGTTTTATCAGCTTTCTGAGTAGATAGCACCACAATAGATTCATGTGCGGCACCGGGATTATTTTCATTCAAGCTCTTTCCATTCCTGATGCAAAAGACAATCATTGAATCATTTTCTGTACATTGCCATACAATGTCAGCTAAGAGAGTTAAATGCTTTTCACAATTTGGTATATACATACAATTATCGCAAAGTTATGCGTGGTCCACATCAAAAACTGGCGCATAACATGCACGATGTGCATAAAAAGCAGTGTGTACCAATCGATATCAACTCATTAGAATTTTGGGTGTGTTTGTTATCAGGGCATGCATAGATTCTGATTGATAAAATCTAAGGGTGACAAAGTCAGATAGGACCACCATTCTGAGTTAAGAGAAATCAATTGTCATCAGATGGACCACAAGCTTTGTCTAGATTTGGATTAAATGGGCTGTTCATGATtatcagtttatttattttccatatcacTTATCTTCACACAGAtgacaggggtgctggagtcgagCCCAATTCAACCATAGGCAATTGATTGCCAGCCTATTgtagggcacaatgagatgaaCAATGATTCCTACTCATCATCTAGAGACAATTTGGGGTGTTCAgtcagcttagcatgcatgttttggggagttgagaagaaggaaggaaagaaaactACCTCCAAAACATGGGAGAGGCCAATTTTTCAAAAGGCAAACACATATAACATAGTGCtgtgtaacaaaaaaaagcctcaacaGCATACCTTGTCAATGTTGTTGGGGCCAGTGGAACCAAATTTGAGTAGTCTTCCCTGCTGGATTTGGCTTCACTTTGTTGTACGTGGGCAGAATAAGACTTCTGAGATTGATATGGTGATTTGCCACCTTTTCGCATTTCTATGGAAGGGCCGAGCTACACCCAGATATCTCTCAGCACTAATGCGTGCCAATGTGGAGAGCTCCACGCTGCAGGCAAAGGAAAATGAGGCCACTTGAACTGGACAGAAGAAAATATGTATCAGAGCTGGAGGAATGGACAAGACATAAAGCTACATAGTAGAAGAATGTTCAATGTACAATATCTTagactgtgcaatattttagaattcacttagtgaatgtgactttttatactttaatattaatatttatgtttgttttttttactgggaaaacacactttgtggagtagcaccaccaattccTTTATACGCATCTGTggatgatgacaataaaaactttgtatttgatttgatttgaatgtGTGAATGGATGACCAAAACGCTCAACCGATTATAAGAATGATGATGGATAGATAAAATAACGAATAGTTTGATGGATAGAATAGAAGAAGGGAAGGATGGGTCaattgatgatggagttagactgatGAATGGATAGACAAATGGATGGGTTGATGGATGCTGAATaggtaaatgaatgaacaacTGGGAGGGCAACACATAGATAGATAAATGGATACATAGATACAATGGGAATGAGGAATGGATTTGAGACAGTGTTGGTTCCTGACAATGGCGATTTGGGCGGAGTTTGAGAGGGTGCAAGTGATTGTCTAATAGCTCACCCCAGCCACTAAAGTGCTCAAGCAATCGATTTGAGGGGATCGGGAGTGATTCTTCACAAGCTGATTGGCCTAAGACACAAGGAGCAGGCAGATGGCAGGTGACATGAATTgggaatcataaaaaaaacagaaagggaGGAACAGGAATTGAATCAAACCACATCATAAAATAAGACAGGGGAACAACAGGAATAAAGCCAATCTAgaacacatacaaaaacaaaccatGAGTCGTAGTGCTTTTAAGTGAATGGATAGATAGATGGGTGACAAATAATCTAAAACGTAATATTATGCAAGGAaaacaaagagagagaaagaaaagagcAAGAATGGATTCAcggttaaaattataaaataaagataGATGCGTAGGGAGTTGGACTGTCAAAACAGATAGGCAGACCAACCAACAACCTGACAGACATCAGAGAACAAAACTAGCCATCTGGATGTCGCAGAAGTTGTGGTGAGTGCCGGCACTTGGCCAACTATCAAGCAACAGAATGACAAGTATGGGACAGTCACATACGCATCGAAGCATGTCCATAGCCGCCAGGTTGAACACCTGAGCATTGGTCCACGTCTGCAGGCTCCTTTGCTTGAAAGATCGTCTGGACACTATTTTTCACTGATGCTGCTGTTATCTGGTTGGCGTAGTTTCAACATGTTAAGTCAGATTATGTGTGGCATGCAGAATTTATTTTCCTGTCTTGGCAAAGAGAAGCTTGGCATCATGCTCACCTGCTGCCTAGAAAATTTTACCATTGTGTCCGCGCCTATTCAATATCATCCCTATCATCCCATTGGACTTCATCGCGTTATCGTCTATTAAATGCAAATGAcagttaaaagaacaaaaaaagtttatttaaaagaaGTTCTATATAATCAATCTTAGGACTTTTGCCTTTttccagcattaaaaaaaatattacgcCATTATTCAAGCTTAATAAAAGGCTGCAGTGGTCCAGGGGGATCTCCTGCATATACAAATCAGGAATATTGCTTCTACAAGCGCAGTGTAGTTAACCTACGCTAAGTGCATACTGGATATATATTGACCTTCTGAGGATTTGCTCTAGCCTATTAATTTTCTAGGAACACCTTTGGCTTCTTTATGGATAAACACCTAACTTCTGGTTATAATACGTGAAATTACAATGTATATTCTATGAATATTTAcaggtaaaatatgtatataggtcTACCCTGATTACAAAATGAATCCTTCTGCTTCCGTGGTTAAATTAATTATCAAAATCAGGTAGGAAAATgtgtgtaaaatgtattttaagtatTATTTTGTTGGCTAGTGAGACATCATGACTCAGTAATGGCTGCAAATATTAAATGGAAATGAATTAAGAATATTTATCTAATTAATTATAAATTATTAGAAGACTTCTACGTTTAATGGAGAAGTGTGTTTAAGTGACTGGCTCCATCTAATTGAGAAGTGTAGTTTAAATTTAGGATACTTGTGCGGGCCATAATCAATGGTATTTTCATCATTGACTGTGAGCCAATAGAAACTGGGCAGTTGGCCATAGTTTTAGAGGAATAGATGGATGAATATGGAGATTTATGTAAAGATCAATGAATAAATCATATAGGCAGAAGCAAGGCTAATAATGTAAAACATTAATGGATTATATACATTCAAAGAGATGAGTGTATGGAAAAATGCATGAATTTATGGTTGGATGGATATACAGTATAAATGATTGATGCAAAATGGGGAAGGATGCCCAAATGGACAGAGAGATGCACAGAAGGAAAGATGGGGGGCTGGACAGATGGTAGATTGTGGGTAGAAGGATGAATTGGTTTTAGAATGATTATTTCTAAGTAGAAACTAAACACTCTATTTCAAATACACACCTGGTCATCATAAAGTCGATTTTACTGTACTGCTGCACTTTCATTCACCcaataaaaaggatttttgctgCACTCTTAATCGCAAAGCCAGCTAACAGCTGCCTATCCCATTTGGCCAGCCGAAGGTGAGAAGCTTGGCCAGATGGGGCTTGTTGAACGGATCGAAGTACTGAAGGCAAGCCAAGCTGGAGGATTAAGGCAAGACATTGCATAATCCTGTTTGCCGATAAAGTGTGAAATGCTCTTTGCTTTGGTCGCCAAGATTACCGACTCAACAGCAAATCTGGGATTACATCAATACAATTTATTATTTCTTCTTGACCATTCCAAAATGTTATGCTGGACACATTAGTCACAAATGTCACGcgaaataagaagaaaaatatgtaagAATTGGcatttttggggctttttagAACAGGCTATTTATTGAAGAAACAGAGTTGCCAATACACAGAATGAATAAACTCACAATGGGCTTCTGTGGGCCATAAAACACACCGACACAAAGACAATTTGGACAACCCATTTCAACAAAGATGACGAGCACGAAGGCAGAAAcctaacacacacatacaaaaataacacTAGATGAGTTTAATTTATGTCTTTataattttataaattttaatttcaatGTTGACTGGCACCCAATTCCATTGTTGGTGAT comes from the Stigmatopora nigra isolate UIUO_SnigA chromosome 22, RoL_Snig_1.1, whole genome shotgun sequence genome and includes:
- the LOC144180891 gene encoding uncharacterized protein LOC144180891, translating into MVKFSRQQQRSLQTWTNAQVFNLAAMDMLRCVCDCPILVILLLDSWPSAGTHHNFCDIQMAIQVASFSFACSVELSTLARISAERYLGVARPFHRNAKRWQITISISEVLFCPLVKGSPLAMERPNIQGAVCILPSNASRERKSHKKESKMAKRAGYIIIPFLVVWLPLVTTILINGINFATMQEVEIMSVSIACITSLSNPIMYAAVNPHFRTGFYQLKTMLTFSALCR